In Aegilops tauschii subsp. strangulata cultivar AL8/78 chromosome 3, Aet v6.0, whole genome shotgun sequence, one genomic interval encodes:
- the LOC109776504 gene encoding aquaporin NIP3-3-like gives MGSMIVPMEPINHVDDGNGDQPASHAARQRRPKFPNMVAVPLLKKATAEFLGTFILMFTQVSAIIIDDQHDGVEGLMGIAVSVGLAVTVLVFSTIHVSGCHLNPAVSIAMAAFGHLPPAHLAPYVTAQVLGSTAASFVGNAIYHPVNPGIATVPSVGAVEFIITFVLLFVITAVATDPHAVKELIAVAVGATVVMNILVAGPSTGASMNPGRTIGPAIVTGRYNKIWVYLVAQPLGAIAGAGSYVAIKL, from the exons ATGGGGTCGATGATCGTGCCGATGGAGCCGATCAACCACGTCGACGACGGCAACGGCGATCAGCCGGCCTCCCACGCAGCTCGCCAGCGGCGTCCGAAGTTCCCAAACATGGTAGCGGTGCCACTCCTGAAGAAG GCGACGGCGGAGTTTCTCGGGACGTTCATCCTGATGTTCACCCAGGTGTCGGCCATTATCATAGACgaccagcacgacggcgtggagGGCCTGATGGGCATCGCCGTGTCCGTGGGCCTGGCGGTCACGGTGCTCGTCTTCTCCACCATCCATGTATCTGGGTGCCACCTGAACCCCGCGGTGAGCATCGCCATGGCGGCCTTCGGCCACCTCCCGCCGGCCCACCTCGCCCCCTACGTCACCGCGCAGGTGCTGGGCTCCACCGCCGCCTCGTTCGTGGGCAACGCCATCTACCACCCCGTGAACCCCGGCATCGCCACCGTCCCGAGCGTCGGCGCCGTCGAGTTCATCATCACCTTCGTCCTTCTCTTCGTCATAACCGCTGTGGCCACGGATCCTCATGCA GTGAAAGAACTGATCGCGGTGGCAGTTGGCGCGACGGTAGTGATGAATATTCTCGTCGCAGG GCCATCAACAGGTGCATCTATGAACCCTGGGCGTACGATTGGACCGGCGATTGTTACGGGGAGATACAACAAGATTTGGGTTTATCTGGTGGCTCAACCACTGGGTGCTATTGCAGGAGCTGGATCCTACGTTGCAATTAAGCTGTAG